In Methanosarcina siciliae T4/M, one genomic interval encodes:
- a CDS encoding nucleotide sugar dehydrogenase codes for MSSQIGNRVARPESLQNKQGSIIHFTPHISDYSISPEGEEFPLPEPEEYNEEFNRIKILVDQAREEGKEIVVVMGVGFVGAVMAAIIADTKDENGNYSKFVIGCQRPSTRSYWKIPLLNRGQSPVKSEDKEVDEIIKRCVLETKTLVATYTNECLKLADVVVVDIQCDYVKCELGNVKTGEADMAALESSMKTIGEHISPECLVLIETTVAPGTTEFVALPLLKKAFYKRGIDSTPLLAHSYERVMPGKDYVASVRDFWRVCAGCNDEAKVKVEKFLREVINTKDYPLTVMDRPIESETAKIIENSYRATILAFLNEWSLFSERNGVDIIKVINAIKMRPTHSNMIFPGPGIGGYCLPKDGGLGYWAYKHILGFEDGDEVFKITPTSIDINDTRALHVAELTRDALRNMDRYIAGADVLICGASYRQDVGDTRYSGSEIVVRKLTEMGAEMRVHDPYVDHWYEMESQDTYPASGHSWKRFFRNQEDLSVLKMEAEFSTAIKGIEALIFAVPHNQYLTLEPETVVKMAGGPIAVIDCFGILSDEKIRRYFELGCEVKALGRGHIQRIKKEIQRSKFYKQNSKISTVSQIYNRGSFAR; via the coding sequence ATGTCTTCTCAAATTGGAAATCGTGTTGCTAGGCCAGAAAGCCTTCAGAATAAACAGGGCTCAATAATACACTTTACTCCTCATATTAGCGACTATTCTATTAGCCCAGAAGGAGAAGAATTTCCATTACCCGAACCTGAAGAATATAATGAAGAATTTAACAGAATTAAGATTCTCGTGGATCAAGCACGTGAAGAGGGAAAAGAAATTGTTGTTGTAATGGGAGTGGGTTTCGTCGGAGCAGTTATGGCTGCAATCATCGCAGACACGAAAGACGAAAATGGGAACTACAGCAAATTTGTAATTGGTTGCCAGAGACCAAGTACCCGCAGTTACTGGAAAATTCCCCTGCTAAACAGAGGGCAGTCTCCTGTGAAATCAGAAGACAAAGAAGTAGATGAAATAATAAAGCGCTGTGTCCTTGAAACAAAAACCCTGGTCGCTACATATACAAATGAATGCTTAAAACTAGCGGACGTTGTAGTAGTAGACATTCAGTGCGATTATGTAAAGTGTGAGCTTGGAAATGTCAAGACAGGAGAAGCAGATATGGCTGCACTCGAATCTTCCATGAAAACAATCGGAGAACATATCTCTCCCGAGTGCCTTGTCCTGATCGAAACAACTGTTGCTCCCGGAACGACCGAATTCGTCGCCCTTCCACTCCTGAAAAAAGCGTTTTATAAGCGTGGAATCGATTCGACCCCTTTGCTTGCACACAGCTATGAGAGGGTTATGCCTGGAAAAGACTATGTTGCAAGTGTCCGCGATTTCTGGAGAGTTTGTGCCGGCTGCAATGACGAAGCAAAAGTAAAGGTTGAAAAATTCCTGAGGGAAGTTATCAACACAAAAGATTATCCTCTGACTGTAATGGACAGGCCTATAGAATCCGAAACCGCAAAAATTATTGAGAATTCATACCGTGCAACCATACTCGCATTCCTTAATGAATGGAGCCTCTTTTCCGAAAGAAACGGTGTGGACATCATAAAGGTCATAAATGCAATAAAGATGCGGCCAACCCACAGCAATATGATCTTCCCGGGTCCTGGAATCGGAGGTTACTGCCTTCCGAAAGACGGAGGTCTGGGTTACTGGGCATACAAGCACATCCTCGGTTTCGAAGACGGGGATGAAGTGTTCAAGATCACCCCCACATCGATTGATATCAACGATACAAGAGCCCTTCATGTAGCCGAACTCACAAGAGATGCGCTCCGAAACATGGACAGGTACATTGCCGGAGCAGATGTCCTGATTTGCGGAGCCAGCTACAGGCAAGATGTGGGCGACACCAGATACAGCGGAAGCGAGATTGTCGTAAGGAAACTTACGGAAATGGGCGCTGAAATGCGTGTACATGACCCTTACGTAGACCACTGGTACGAGATGGAAAGCCAGGACACATACCCAGCATCCGGCCATTCATGGAAGCGTTTCTTCAGAAATCAGGAAGATCTGAGTGTGCTAAAAATGGAAGCTGAATTTTCAACAGCTATTAAAGGCATAGAAGCCTTGATTTTCGCAGTCCCACATAATCAATATCTTACTCTTGAGCCGGAAACTGTTGTAAAAATGGCAGGCGGACCTATTGCAGTGATCGATTGCTTCGGGATATTATCCGACGAAAAAATAAGAAGATACTTCGAACTTGGCTGTGAAGTCAAAGCCCTTGGAAGAGGTCATATCCAGAGGATCAAAAAAGAAATACAGAGAAGCAAATTTTATAAGCAAAATTCAAAAATTTCCACAGTTTCGCAAATTTACAACAGGGGATCTTTTGCAAGATAA
- a CDS encoding right-handed parallel beta-helix repeat-containing protein: protein MNEKCIKYVCDNRKKIGIIIIIHIFLTIMGTATPSSAPHDMTVYVAGDGKGDFNCDGVDDQIEINKALVYVAENPEFTTVYLKGPNTYVISDKIRIGNNTALKGDPTAVIKLKDNADWPHQRPLITQMKSSGNQNITISGFEIDGNYEGNTEKMRGDGYYNLIHFINCDNINISNMYMHDSHGDGLRIKDGENIKFHDNRIYKLGHDGLYAIECQNVEAWNNNVRCKTNSALRIWNSNHIKFYNNTIYTEFEDDAGGPGIQIQYIRTSEARPMNDIEIYNNTIYDTYGPGIWLIAFGEPYSKTEAQNVHIHHNIFYGCGTHRTYDWLGGIVTSGFYDTLIENNVFDANYNAAVVYTYPTGSRYDIDFTPNGTDGEYTTIVRNNIIINTLRRKYSPEGTGYGVIDNFPETHSFILENNCMYKNKGGNYKNCTSTADIHTDPLFVNEYKHDYHLQSYSPCIDAGYPLSDYSKEPEDNGDRINIGRYGNTEYATVYKESKWRQTVLPAWETFRTKLRTLL from the coding sequence ATGAATGAAAAATGTATAAAATATGTTTGTGATAACAGGAAAAAAATTGGAATAATTATTATAATCCATATTTTTTTGACCATAATGGGCACAGCTACCCCTTCCAGCGCACCACATGACATGACTGTTTATGTGGCAGGCGACGGAAAAGGAGATTTCAATTGCGATGGGGTAGATGACCAGATAGAGATCAATAAAGCCCTCGTTTATGTGGCAGAAAATCCTGAATTCACTACCGTTTATTTGAAAGGCCCCAACACTTATGTGATCTCAGACAAAATTCGCATCGGGAACAATACGGCCCTGAAAGGGGACCCTACAGCCGTGATAAAGCTCAAAGACAACGCAGATTGGCCGCATCAAAGACCGCTGATAACTCAGATGAAAAGCTCCGGAAACCAGAACATCACCATAAGTGGATTTGAGATCGATGGAAACTATGAAGGTAATACCGAAAAAATGAGAGGAGATGGATACTACAACCTGATCCATTTCATTAATTGCGACAATATAAATATTAGTAATATGTACATGCATGACAGCCACGGAGACGGACTGAGAATAAAAGACGGCGAAAATATAAAATTTCACGACAACCGAATTTACAAGCTTGGTCATGACGGCCTTTATGCAATCGAATGTCAGAATGTAGAAGCATGGAATAATAACGTGAGATGTAAAACAAATTCTGCACTGAGAATCTGGAACTCAAACCATATAAAATTCTATAATAACACTATATACACCGAATTCGAGGATGATGCCGGAGGGCCTGGGATTCAGATACAATATATTAGAACATCCGAAGCTCGGCCGATGAATGATATTGAAATCTATAACAATACAATTTATGATACGTATGGGCCAGGGATCTGGCTTATAGCATTTGGGGAGCCATACTCAAAAACCGAGGCACAGAATGTTCATATCCACCACAACATATTTTATGGCTGTGGCACACATCGGACTTATGATTGGCTGGGTGGGATAGTGACAAGCGGGTTTTATGATACCCTCATAGAAAACAATGTGTTTGATGCGAATTATAACGCCGCTGTTGTGTATACGTACCCAACCGGCTCACGTTATGACATTGATTTTACTCCAAATGGTACGGATGGGGAGTACACGACCATCGTGCGTAACAACATTATAATAAATACTTTAAGACGCAAGTACAGCCCGGAAGGAACAGGTTATGGAGTTATTGATAACTTCCCGGAAACACACAGCTTTATACTGGAAAATAACTGCATGTATAAAAACAAGGGAGGGAACTACAAGAACTGCACGTCAACCGCTGATATCCATACAGATCCGCTATTTGTAAACGAGTACAAACATGATTACCACCTGCAATCGTACTCTCCTTGCATTGATGCCGGATATCCCCTCTCTGATTACTCAAAAGAACCAGAGGACAACGGGGACCGGATAAACATTGGGAGATACGGAAACACAGAATACGCCACTGTATACAAAGAATCAAAATGGAGACAGACGGTTTTACCTGCATGGGAAACTTTCAGGACGAAACTGAGGACACTCCTTTGA
- a CDS encoding oligosaccharide flippase family protein, producing the protein MSNFITNVLKIVSGSVVAQALGMFLIPIITRIYSPNDFGVFQLILSISGILAIFSTFSYQFSIMLPKEDEDSVNVVVLCIILVTLISLLTGIAILFLPKNIDDILSVAGASRYLIYLPIIVLLNGFFFVQNYWLSRRVRFGTIAGARVSNTLLGKVFQIGLAEWIVSPVSLLLGVIAGYVFADLFMLKSIKDDIGILKKVSLVRIKELAIQYKNFPLFSSWSMIANTISPQVPTFLLALFYGTTVVGHYSLAYQVVNMPMTIVGNAIGQVFFQKVSEVKNGNVDGDMKIVVEEVYKKLILIGIFPMILLMIIGEQVFTFAFGESWSVSGTYVRILLPWIFLVFLSSPISTLYNIYDKQSVWLTFSIILLISRVTALFIGGTYGDPEFALGFFSLTGVAFWLWNNAYLLNLVGIDKKESFVILVRYMTIGLIVAAPLILVETFTSNFYIMLLMVTIITPIYYGVTFNEDPMFRKVVLSFLVSVNKKVRE; encoded by the coding sequence ATGTCTAACTTTATTACTAATGTACTAAAAATAGTATCTGGAAGCGTGGTTGCACAGGCCCTGGGCATGTTCCTCATTCCCATCATCACCAGGATTTACAGCCCAAATGATTTTGGGGTTTTTCAACTAATTCTCTCGATATCAGGCATTCTTGCAATATTTTCTACTTTTTCATACCAGTTCTCGATCATGCTTCCAAAAGAAGATGAAGATTCTGTAAATGTTGTAGTACTCTGTATCATACTTGTTACCCTTATATCATTACTGACAGGCATTGCAATATTATTTCTTCCCAAAAATATTGATGATATACTGAGTGTAGCCGGAGCTTCAAGATATTTAATTTATCTTCCAATAATAGTCCTCCTTAACGGCTTTTTTTTCGTACAGAACTACTGGCTTTCAAGAAGGGTTCGTTTTGGAACAATAGCAGGAGCCAGAGTTTCAAACACCTTATTGGGAAAGGTGTTTCAGATCGGACTGGCAGAATGGATCGTATCTCCCGTGAGCCTGCTCCTCGGAGTTATTGCAGGATACGTGTTTGCAGACCTTTTCATGCTCAAGAGTATAAAAGATGATATTGGGATTTTGAAAAAGGTCTCTCTCGTAAGAATTAAAGAACTGGCCATTCAGTATAAAAACTTCCCATTATTCAGTTCCTGGTCCATGATTGCAAATACGATTTCCCCTCAGGTACCTACTTTTTTGCTTGCACTTTTTTACGGGACAACAGTCGTAGGGCACTATTCACTTGCGTATCAGGTAGTTAACATGCCCATGACGATTGTCGGTAACGCCATTGGACAGGTCTTCTTCCAGAAGGTTAGCGAGGTCAAAAATGGAAATGTGGATGGAGATATGAAGATCGTTGTGGAAGAGGTTTACAAAAAACTGATCTTAATCGGGATATTCCCGATGATACTCCTGATGATCATAGGAGAACAGGTATTCACATTTGCCTTCGGTGAAAGCTGGTCTGTCTCCGGAACATATGTAAGGATTCTATTGCCCTGGATATTTCTGGTCTTCCTGTCCTCACCTATTTCAACTCTCTACAATATATACGACAAACAGTCGGTCTGGCTTACTTTCAGTATAATTCTCTTAATCTCAAGGGTAACAGCACTGTTCATCGGAGGTACTTACGGAGACCCGGAGTTCGCCCTGGGTTTTTTTAGTCTTACCGGTGTTGCATTCTGGCTCTGGAACAACGCATATTTGCTAAACCTTGTAGGGATTGACAAGAAAGAGAGCTTTGTAATCCTTGTAAGGTATATGACAATAGGCCTGATTGTTGCGGCTCCGTTAATTCTGGTGGAAACGTTCACCTCAAACTTTTACATAATGCTCTTGATGGTCACAATCATAACCCCGATATATTATGGAGTAACTTTTAATGAAGACCCCATGTTTAGAAAAGTAGTCCTGAGCTTTTTAGTTAGTGTAAACAAAAAAGTCAGAGAATGA
- a CDS encoding lipopolysaccharide biosynthesis protein, with product MNKKTGKAAEKSSENKKKAGFVSDVLTLAGGTTFAQILTILAAPVLTRIYGPEDFGVWALYISITSVITVISCLRYDYSIMLPESEDEAVNLLGLSFLAVLAVTGLTVPVIWSFHVQIVDLLNAPQIEKYLWLVPPFVFVNGLFLALNQWNSRTKLFKRLSFARVSSSVSTTATQITLGLVEKTPTASGLIGGSLAGQSIATFVLGGQILRDDRRLITKSLSWKKIYEGAIRHRKLPLIDIWSALMNSISWQLPAFLLSAFFAPAVVGFYSLGFRLLQLPMSFIGGSISQVFYQRASRATSEGTLSTLVESVFRMLVLIGMFPILILTIVGSDVFTVIFGSAWSEAGVYAQILSLWAFVWFISSPLTAIYLVVEELHFGFTYNIFNLTTRFLSLTIGGLLGNARIALLLFSVSGIIVYGYLCLKMMHYSGVKTSRALKIVSSNLILFIPAGIVLIALKIAGINQVLLVIISGLLICIYYLYILKTDGQVKEIIEGFKLPGKVEKA from the coding sequence ATGAATAAAAAGACAGGAAAAGCGGCAGAGAAGTCATCGGAAAATAAAAAGAAGGCAGGTTTTGTATCAGATGTTCTGACACTTGCAGGTGGAACAACCTTCGCTCAGATCCTTACGATTCTGGCAGCTCCTGTTCTGACCCGCATTTACGGACCGGAGGATTTTGGAGTCTGGGCTCTGTATATCTCCATAACGAGCGTTATAACCGTTATTTCATGCCTCAGGTACGATTATTCCATAATGCTGCCTGAATCGGAAGATGAAGCAGTAAACCTTTTAGGCTTGAGTTTCCTTGCAGTTCTTGCTGTTACCGGTTTAACCGTACCAGTTATCTGGTCCTTCCACGTCCAGATAGTTGATCTACTAAATGCCCCGCAGATCGAAAAGTATCTCTGGCTTGTGCCCCCATTCGTGTTCGTAAACGGACTTTTTCTCGCACTCAACCAGTGGAACTCAAGAACAAAACTCTTCAAAAGGCTCTCCTTCGCAAGGGTTTCCAGTTCGGTCTCGACGACCGCAACCCAGATCACACTCGGACTTGTAGAAAAAACCCCTACTGCATCCGGTTTAATAGGGGGGAGCCTTGCAGGCCAGTCTATAGCGACATTCGTGCTTGGAGGGCAGATTTTGAGAGATGACAGGCGTCTGATAACAAAGAGCCTGAGCTGGAAAAAAATATATGAAGGCGCAATACGGCACCGCAAACTTCCGCTTATAGATATCTGGTCCGCCCTTATGAACTCAATATCCTGGCAGCTTCCGGCTTTTCTCCTTTCAGCTTTTTTTGCTCCTGCAGTGGTAGGCTTTTACTCCCTCGGGTTCCGCCTGCTTCAGTTACCCATGAGTTTTATTGGCGGTTCGATCTCGCAGGTATTTTACCAGAGGGCCTCAAGGGCGACATCTGAAGGTACTCTCAGTACTCTTGTGGAAAGTGTGTTCCGAATGCTTGTGCTTATAGGCATGTTCCCTATATTGATTCTCACAATTGTAGGAAGCGATGTCTTCACCGTGATTTTCGGGAGCGCCTGGTCAGAAGCAGGAGTCTATGCTCAGATCCTGAGCCTCTGGGCATTCGTATGGTTTATCTCATCTCCTTTAACAGCGATATACCTGGTAGTAGAAGAACTTCATTTTGGATTCACATATAACATATTCAACCTTACGACCCGTTTCCTGTCCCTTACAATCGGAGGCCTGCTGGGAAACGCCCGTATAGCCCTTCTCCTATTCTCCGTATCAGGTATTATAGTATACGGGTATCTGTGCCTGAAAATGATGCATTACTCAGGAGTTAAGACTTCAAGAGCCCTGAAAATAGTATCCTCAAACCTGATCCTCTTTATCCCTGCAGGAATCGTTCTGATAGCTCTCAAAATTGCAGGAATAAACCAGGTTCTTCTTGTTATAATCTCCGGCCTGCTGATCTGTATCTATTACCTATACATATTGAAAACGGATGGACAGGTAAAGGAGATAATAGAGGGATTCAAACTCCCGGGAAAAGTGGAAAAAGCGTAA
- a CDS encoding GNAT family N-acetyltransferase has translation MDEIEVRELAPSEYGKWDLLVEKASSGTLFHTSDFLGIFRDVLSKDLRIYGCFRNGELVGGCPLFVRNFKGILKIGSSISNMTHYSGPLIMESASSKVSKRVQDTHEILNSLREFLCKQGFDSINLVFSPGFEDIRPFTWNGWNSSVRYTYKLDLKENIDNNISRKIRRELKTAEEAGLKTRVINDPDTYYRLFSLVYEKQNLEPPVPKEFFERVFKLIQEKDVGYMFVSEAPEGEAVASHLNLYGKKCTVTWSSALNPAYGRMGANSLLYYNEFLDLKSRNFEYMNVMAANVPRFADFIMGFSPKLMPFYIVSYYSKRCSLMRTLHDIVYEKTE, from the coding sequence ATGGACGAAATTGAAGTCAGGGAATTAGCGCCGTCTGAATACGGGAAATGGGACCTGCTTGTTGAAAAAGCTTCATCGGGCACTCTCTTTCACACAAGCGATTTTCTGGGAATTTTCAGGGATGTTCTTTCAAAGGATCTAAGGATTTATGGATGTTTCAGAAATGGTGAACTTGTAGGGGGATGCCCCCTTTTTGTCAGGAACTTCAAAGGAATCCTGAAAATAGGGTCTTCTATCTCTAATATGACTCACTATAGTGGCCCCCTTATAATGGAAAGCGCAAGTTCCAAAGTGAGCAAGCGTGTTCAGGATACCCACGAAATTCTTAATTCTCTGAGAGAGTTCCTCTGCAAGCAGGGATTTGACAGTATTAATCTTGTATTTTCTCCGGGTTTTGAGGATATCAGGCCTTTTACCTGGAATGGCTGGAATTCAAGTGTACGTTATACTTATAAACTGGACCTCAAAGAAAACATTGATAATAACATCTCGAGAAAGATCCGCAGAGAGCTTAAAACCGCAGAAGAGGCAGGGCTTAAAACAAGGGTCATAAACGATCCTGATACATATTATCGCCTATTTTCCCTGGTCTACGAAAAACAGAATCTGGAACCTCCGGTTCCAAAGGAATTTTTCGAAAGGGTGTTTAAACTAATTCAGGAAAAAGATGTTGGTTACATGTTTGTTTCAGAGGCTCCTGAAGGAGAGGCCGTTGCATCCCACCTAAACCTCTATGGTAAGAAATGCACTGTCACCTGGTCTTCAGCTCTGAATCCGGCTTATGGCAGGATGGGTGCAAATTCCCTTCTCTATTATAATGAGTTTCTTGATCTGAAGTCCAGAAATTTTGAATATATGAATGTTATGGCAGCCAACGTTCCCAGGTTTGCGGATTTTATCATGGGCTTTTCCCCGAAGCTTATGCCTTTTTATATTGTGAGTTATTACAGCAAAAGATGCTCCCTGATGAGAACTTTACACGATATTGTATATGAGAAGACTGAATAA